A window of the Candidatus Zixiibacteriota bacterium genome harbors these coding sequences:
- a CDS encoding S4 domain-containing protein — MRVDDFLSTVGIIRRRTVAKEMATNGLIQVNGRPVKASYEVKFNDIIVIKGSHPFRAEVLDVPSGSVSKDVRGRYFKELEEL; from the coding sequence ATGCGGGTTGACGATTTCCTCTCGACCGTCGGAATAATCAGACGTCGCACAGTTGCAAAAGAGATGGCAACTAACGGGCTCATTCAAGTTAATGGCCGTCCAGTCAAAGCCTCTTACGAAGTCAAGTTTAACGATATTATTGTCATTAAGGGAAGCCATCCTTTTCGCGCCGAAGTCCTTGATGTCCCCTCCGGTTCTGTCTCCAAAGACGTGCGGGGTAGGTATTTCAAAGAACTTGAGGAACTCTAA